The proteins below come from a single Anguilla rostrata isolate EN2019 chromosome 3, ASM1855537v3, whole genome shotgun sequence genomic window:
- the LOC135251383 gene encoding major histocompatibility complex class I-related gene protein-like isoform X2: MFCKMFHICSILLFWDIVWRSVSVSNSLLGTYTAVNTDEFTSVLWLDGEAVDSYSSNGMDSVPRRNWMREGHGHYLWKFVKRLNMEHWNRGRTDILKKYTGLNMSGAAVLQGRFGCEIERNPDSGINLTRTFAQYGWNGEDFLSFSLSRLQWEASAGSAVPITRKWNRDQNITMETKNYIDYICVYHLERSLSFEPEESQETAQPTAAVFAKRSLNPGKVILTCLVSGFHCSNTTVEVYRDDDIITEEDGLLSSGIRPNRDGTCQLRKSLVISNSTEASYSCEVLFGSLKRLVKWDGKIWGQAEPKQDHNTRRHHWWLMVPLVLVIALLLVFLIRILRRRLCTQANQHREDLASTVI; this comes from the exons atgttttgtaaaatgtttcacatttgtagcattttattgttttgggaCATTGTTTGGCGCTCTGTGTCAG ttAGTAACTCCCTTCTGGGTACCTACACTGCAGTGAATACTGATGAGTTCACTTCTGTTCTGTGGCTTGATGGCGAAGCAGTCGACTCCTACAGTAGCAATGGCATGGACAGCGTGCCCCGTAGAAATTGGATGCGTGAAGGCCATGGCCATTATCTGTGGAAGTTTGTCAAACGCCTTAATATGGAGCACTGGAACAGAGGCAGAACTGAcatcttaaaaaaatacacaggacTTAACATGTCTG GTGCTGCTGTCCTGCAGGGGAGGTTTGGCTGTGAGATCGAGAGAAACCCTGACTCTGGTATAAATCTTACGAGGACCTTTGCTCAGTACGGATGGAATGGAGAAGACTTCCTGTCCTTCAGCCTCAGCAGGCTTCAGTGGGAGGCTTCAGCAGGATCTGCAGTCCCCATTACAAGGAAGTGGAACAGGGACCAGaacatcaccatggaaactaaGAACTACATAGATTACATCTGTGTATATCACCTGGAGAGAAGTTTGTCCTTTGAACCAGAGGAGAGCCAGGAGACAG CTCAGCCCACAGCTGCAGTATTCGCTAAGAGATCTCTGAACCCTGGGAAGGTTATTCTGACCTGCCTAGTTTCAGGATTTCACTGCAGTAACACGACGGTGGAGGTTTATCgggatgatgacatcatcactgaagaAGACGGCCTTTTGTCTTCTGGGATCAGACCAAACAGGGATGGGACCTGCCAGCTGAGAAAGAGTTTGGTCATCTCTAACAGCACTGAGGCATCGTATAGCTGTGAAGTCCTGTTTGGAAGTCTTAAACGACTGGTCAAATGGG ATGGGAAAATATGGGGCCAGGCTGAACCAAAGCAAGACCACAACACGAGACGTCACCACTGGTGGCTTATGGTACCACTGGTGTTGGTCATTGCTTTATTACTTGTGTTTCTCATTCGGATCCTGAGGCGCAGATTGTGCACACAG GCAAACCAGCACAGGGAGGACTTGGCTTCAACGGTTATTTGA
- the LOC135251386 gene encoding lysophosphatidic acid receptor 4, with translation MGSNKSQNVTGHKDLVFVGTYSLVFMAGLTLNVIALVVFCQTKLRSHTMVYMTNLAVADLLLISTLPVRIYYYLGFSGLSQNLCEGLGVVLLVNMYGSIFLLTCMSFDRCMAVCYPMSSRVKEGRKKASLVCLGVWMLTVGASLPIYLKKKPGNNQTLCFMSDPVYATQPVAVFTTLTIGFGIPLTTMMTCSWFLVRAINRSTVAQTDVIDSRKIRRMITVNLVIFLVCFLPYHLILGLLYINYVPSLCTALHYSLVLACVNAMLDPLAYYFTTETFRKNMDIGTVRKMWPLHSNSLDDNNQSHNPLNT, from the coding sequence ATGGGTTCAAACAAATCCCAGAATGTCACTGGCCATAAGGACCTGGTTTTTGTAGGGACTTATTCATTGGTCTTTATGGCTGGCCTGACCCTCAATGTTATTGCCCTGGTGGTCTTCTGCCAAACCAAGTTACGTTCTCATACCATGGTCTACATGACAAATCTGGCTGTGGCTGACCTGTTACTCATCTCCACTCTTCCTGTGAGGATCTACTATTACTTGGGGTTCTCAGGGCTATCTCAGAACCTCTGTGAGGGCCTTGGCGTGGTTCTACTGGTCAACATGTACGGGAGCATCTTTCTTCTGACGTGTATGAGCTTTGATCGCTGCATGGCTGTCTGCTATCCCATGTCATCCCGTGTCAAGGAGGGGCGCAAAAAGGCATCGTTGGTGTGCCTGGGTGTCTGGATGCTGACCGTGGGAGCCAGTTTGCCTATCtacctaaaaaaaaagccaggcAACAATCAAACGTTGTGTTTCATGAGCGACCCAGTCTATGCCACCCAGCCTGTGGCTGTGTTCACCACACTCACTATAGGCTTTGGGATTCCACTCACCACCATGATGACATGCTCCTGGTTCCTGGTCAGGGCCATTAACCGCAGCACAGTGGCACAAACGGATGTGATTGACAGCCGGAAGATCCGGAGGATGATCACTGTCAATCTGGTGATCTTCCTGGTATGCTTCCTTCCCTACCATCTCATTTTGGGGCTGTTGTACATAAACTATGTACCCTCGCTGTGCACAGCCCTCCATTACAGCCTGGTTTTAGCCTGCGTCAATGCCATGCTAGATCCTTTGGCATACTACTTCACCACTGAGACTTTTAGGAAAAATATGGACATAGGCACAGTCAGAAAGATGTGGCCACTGCACAGCAACAGCTTGGAtgataacaatcaatctcacaACCCCctgaacacatga
- the LOC135251383 gene encoding major histocompatibility complex class I-related gene protein-like isoform X1 — MFRIYSILLFSDIVWRTVSVSNSLLGTYTAVNTDEFTSVLWLDGEAVDSYSSNGMDSVPRRNWMREGHGHYLWKFVKRLNMEHWNRGRTDILKKYTGLNMSGAAVLQGRFGCEIERNPDSGINLTRTFAQYGWNGEDFLSFSLSRLQWEASAGSAVPITRKWNRDQNITMETKNYIDYICVYHLERSLSFEPEESQETAQPTAAVFAKRSLNPGKVILTCLVSGFHCSNTTVEVYRDDDIITEEDGLLSSGIRPNRDGTCQLRKSLVISNSTEASYSCEVLFGSLKRLVKWDGKIWGQAEPKQDHNTRRHHWWLMVPLVLVIALLLVFLIRILRRRLCTQVRNRRNSQWNYVPVGALLASYLVSYIEGYLGKIVYIYISPNYHKIDHKLYVQ, encoded by the exons ATGTTTCGCATTTAtagcattttgttgttttcgGACATTGTTTGGCGCACGGTGTCAG ttAGTAACTCCCTTCTGGGTACCTACACTGCAGTGAATACTGATGAGTTCACTTCTGTTCTGTGGCTTGATGGCGAAGCAGTCGACTCCTACAGTAGCAATGGCATGGACAGCGTGCCCCGTAGAAATTGGATGCGTGAAGGCCATGGCCATTATCTGTGGAAGTTTGTCAAACGCCTTAATATGGAGCACTGGAACAGAGGCAGAACTGAcatcttaaaaaaatacacaggacTTAACATGTCTG GTGCTGCTGTCCTGCAGGGGAGGTTTGGCTGTGAGATCGAGAGAAACCCTGACTCTGGTATAAATCTTACGAGGACCTTTGCTCAGTACGGATGGAATGGAGAAGACTTCCTGTCCTTCAGCCTCAGCAGGCTTCAGTGGGAGGCTTCAGCAGGATCTGCAGTCCCCATTACAAGGAAGTGGAACAGGGACCAGaacatcaccatggaaactaaGAACTACATAGATTACATCTGTGTATATCACCTGGAGAGAAGTTTGTCCTTTGAACCAGAGGAGAGCCAGGAGACAG CTCAGCCCACAGCTGCAGTATTCGCTAAGAGATCTCTGAACCCTGGGAAGGTTATTCTGACCTGCCTAGTTTCAGGATTTCACTGCAGTAACACGACGGTGGAGGTTTATCgggatgatgacatcatcactgaagaAGACGGCCTTTTGTCTTCTGGGATCAGACCAAACAGGGATGGGACCTGCCAGCTGAGAAAGAGTTTGGTCATCTCTAACAGCACTGAGGCATCGTATAGCTGTGAAGTCCTGTTTGGAAGTCTTAAACGACTGGTCAAATGGG ATGGGAAAATATGGGGCCAGGCTGAACCAAAGCAAGACCACAACACGAGACGTCACCACTGGTGGCTTATGGTACCACTGGTGTTGGTCATTGCTTTATTACTTGTGTTTCTCATTCGGATCCTGAGGCGCAGATTGTGCACACAGGTAAGAAACCGGAGAAATTCCCAATGGAATTATGTCCCTGTAGGAGCACTCCTAGCATCTTATCTTGTCTCTTACATTGAGGGGTACCTTGGAAAAATTGTGTACATTTATATCAGTCCTAATTACCATAAAATTGACCATAAATTATATGTGCAGTAA
- the LOC135251385 gene encoding lysophosphatidic acid receptor 6-like, whose protein sequence is MSSGVDYFDAQLMNVTQSNYSNVTEGCERQSADFQYLLLPVVYSLVFVLAMAGNLTALVHFLHTRSVTHPSHIFLVNLCVIDLLFALTLPFNVVYHARRNDWPFGETMCKINGSLFFGNLYGSSLFLMLISLDRYLAVAHPLRALRMRSPKYRIILSCLVWAVLASAILYLTLRGPLTRPFPGTGHIACMENFSSQSWRGRISSVSLLAAAIGFFLPLLVIATCYPLIACKLLANVQVKEQGTSRSTMSSALSAHHVTGRVQKKALRMVLLVLGVFLVCFAPYHINQLVHTLHRMAVLSGCSAIRFTYPARRVAMALCSLNSCLDPVVYCLASENFHWDRRYWCCGALWRPMGWRNKMNQNLNHLTTIANREQNA, encoded by the exons ATGTCCAGTGGAGTCGATTACTTCGACGCTCAGCTGATGAACGTTACCCAGTCTAACTATTCCAATGTGACTGAAGGATGTGAGAGGCAGAGTGCGGACTTCCAGTACCTGTTATTGCCAGTTGTGTACAGCCTGGTCTTTGTGCTCGCAATGGCTGGGAATTTGACTGCCCTGGTCCATTTCCTGCATACCAGATCAGTCACCCACCCATCGCACATCTTTTTGGTCAACCTGTGCGTTATTGATCTCCTCTTCGCCCTCACTCTGCCTTTTAATGTGGTCTACCACGCCCGCCGCAATGACTGGCCCTTTGGAGAGACCATGTGCAAGATTAACGGTTCACTGTTTTTTGGAAACCTGTATGGCAGCTCGCTGTTTCTCATGCTCATTTCACTGGACCGCTATCTGGCGGTGGCACATCCACTTCGGGCTCTTCGAATGCGCAGTCCCAAATACCGCATTATTCTCTCCTGCTTG GTGTGGGCGGTCCTGGCCTCAGCAATTCTGTACCTCACTCTGCGGGGCCCACTGACCCGACCATTTCCAGGCACAGGCCACATTGCCTGCATGGAGAACTTCTCCTCTCAGTCTTGGCGTGGGCGGATCTCCTCGGTCAGCCTCCTGGCAGCTGCAATTGGCTTTTTCCTGCCCCTACTGGTCATTGCCACCTGCTACCCACTCATCGCCTGCAAGCTGCTGGCAAATGTCCAGGTCAAGGAGCAGGGCACCTCCAGAAGCACAATGTCCTCAGCTCTCTCTGCTCATCATGTAACTGGAAGGGTGCAAAAGAAGGCTCTGCGAATGGTTCTGTTGGTCCTGGGGGTCTTCCTGGTCTGCTTTGCCCCCTATCACATCAACCAGCTGGTGCACACTTTGCATAGGATGGCAGTGCTCTCGGGCTGCTCTGCGATTCGTTTTACCTACCCTGCCCGCAGAGTGGCCATGGCCTTGTGCAGCCTAAACTCCTGCCTGGACCCCGTGGTGTACTGCCTTGCCTCAGAGAACTTCCACTGGGATAGGAGGTACTGGTGCTGTGGTGCGCTGTGGAGGCCAATGGGATGGCGCAATAAGATGAATCAGAACTTAAATCACCTAACCACAATTGCAAATCGAGaacaaaatgcttaa